A window of the Anoplolepis gracilipes chromosome 11, ASM4749672v1, whole genome shotgun sequence genome harbors these coding sequences:
- the LOC140670947 gene encoding uncharacterized protein isoform X1: protein MTTMQSCGGGSSRCARRAFVLVFAWGLLMIAAVQFRHLENRAMRQDGGPTAEESVGGNLAEVDGTGGERGAGGIISANLGLSRYLLQRSSLGGDPSNSGGALLTTLTTLKNRLESSTRSPFELEPLLDKRPVKSEQQLIEEIAEKVPSLPLSDWLKNSKLTKRANDSCARYPQIYDLEFNNFYWQTLRTNNGTFQFFGAFYDNRRLSKIGPAVRIVGMIDRIEPTIKTYCQLWYEGESEPRIVETLEYKYIWYPKWGNYKQGIYQPYVIACRVPPQASGKPPSSVSVVEKRCDTATNHLRVIYNKPERKKDFAVCVKGLDFLHEDLSVRLVEWIELISLLGADKIYFYELQVHPNVTKVLQHYQRLGMVHVTPLTLPGGQPNVPAFQHMYLTKKTNHKRQNELIPYNDCLYKHMYEYEYIALLDVDEVIMPVKDATWQELMHRVLPKALQIRNETRASYNVRNVYFLDDLLHSHGYFKDIPKYMHMLQHVYRSKNFTKPNQYIKCFHNPERVVTLHNHFPLACLGAGCTSYPIETEDAQLQHYRADCVRSLKKTCVEYRENSVIDTTIWRYKDKLIARVTDTLKTLGFFGSR, encoded by the exons ATGACGACGATGCAGAGCTGCGGTGGTGGTTCTTCGAGATGCGCGAGGCGCGCCTTCGTCCTCGTGTTCGCCTGGGGCCTGTTGATGATCGCGGCGGTGCAGTTCCGCCACCTGGAGAACAGGGCGATGCGCCAAGATGGTGGTCCCACGGCCGAGGAGAGCGTCGGCGGTAACCTGGCGGAGGTCGATGGCACCGGCGGCGAACGTGGCGCGGGTGGAATCATCTCGGCGAACCTGGGTTTGTCCCGATACCTTTTGCAGAGGTCGTCCCTGGGCGGGGATCCCTCCAATTCGGGCGGTGCCTTGTTGACCACTCTGACGACCTTGAAAAACCGTCTGGAATCGTCAACGAGAAGCCCGTTCGAGCTGGAACCGTTGCTGGACAAACGACCTGTCAAGTCCGAGCAGCAGCTGATCGAGGAGATCGCTGAAAAGGTACCCAGCTTGCCGCTGAGCGACTGGCTCAAGAACAGCAAACTAACGAAGCGGGCCAACGACAGCTGCGCGCGATATCCGCAGATCTACGATCTCGAGTTCAACAATTTCTACTGGCAGACGCTGCGAACCAATAACGGCACGTTCCAGTTCTTCGGCGCGTTCTACGATAATCGACGGTTGTCCAAGATCGGGCCAGCGGTGAGAATTGTCGGCATGATTGACCGTATCGAGCCAACCATCAAGACGTATTGCCAGCTGTGGTACGAAGGCGAGAGCGAGCCTAGGATCGTCGAGACTCTTGAATACAAGTATATCTGGTATCCCAAGTGGGGCAATTACAAACAGGGCATCTATCAACCGTATGTGATAGCATGCAGAGTGCCGCCGCAGGCATCCGGCAAACCGCCGTCGTCCGTCTCTGTGGTCGAGAAGCGTTGTGATACGGCCACCAATCATCTCCGAGTGATCTACAACAAGCCCGAGCGTAAGAAAGATTTTGCCGTGTGCGTGAAGGGTTTGGACTTTTTGCACGAGGACCTATCTGTACGACTGGTCGAGTGGATCGAGCTCATTAGTCTGCTGGGCGCTGACAAAATCTACTTCTACGAGCTGCAAGTGCATCCGAACGTGACCAAGGTGCTGCAGCACTATCAGCGGCTCGGTATGGTGCACGTGACCCCGTTGACCTTGCCGGGTGGCCAGCCGAATGTGCCCGCTTTTCAACACATGTACCTTACGAAGAAGACCAATCACAAGCGACAGAACGAGCTGATACCGTACAACGACTGTCTCTACAAGCACATGTACGAATACGAGTACATCGCGCTGCTGGACGTCGACGAGGTCATCATGCCCGTCAAGGACGCGACCTGGCAGGAACTGATGCACCGGGTGCTGCCCAAGGCCCTGCAGATACGGAACGAGACCCGCGCCTCGTACAACGTGAGGAACGTCTACTTCCTCGACGACCTACTGCACTCTCACGGTTACTTCAAGGACATACCCAA GTACATGCATATGCTGCAGCACGTGTACCGCTCCAAGAACTTCACCAAGCCGAACCAGTACATCAAGTGCTTTCACAATCCGGAAAGGGTGGTCACGTTGCACAACCACTTCCCGCTGGCGTGTCTCGGCGCCGGTTGCACCAGCTACCCCATCGAGACCGAGGATGCGCAGCTGCAGCACTACCGGGCCGATTGCGTACGATCGTTGAAGAAAACCTGCGTGGAGTACCGGGAGAATAGCGTGATTGACACGACGATATGGCGTTACAAAGATAAACTAATCGCCAGGGTCACCGATACGCTGAAGACACTCGGCTTCTTCGGTTCGAGATAG
- the LOC140670947 gene encoding uncharacterized protein isoform X2, with protein MTTMQSCGGGSSRCARRAFVLVFAWGLLMIAAVQFRHLENRAMRQDGGPTAEESVGGNLAEVDGTGGERGAGGIISANLGLSRYLLQRSSLGGDPSNSGGALLTTLTTLKNRLESSTRSPFELEPLLDKRPVKSEQQLIEEIAEKVPSLPLSDWLKNSKLTKRANDSCARYPQIYDLEFNNFYWQTLRTNNGTFQFFGAFYDNRRLSKIGPAVRIVGMIDRIEPTIKTYCQLWYEGESEPRIVETLEYKYIWYPKWGNYKQGIYQPYVIACRVPPQASGKPPSSVSVVEKRCDTATNHLRVIYNKPERKKDFAVCVKGLDFLHEDLSVRLVEWIELISLLGADKIYFYELQVHPNVTKVLQHYQRLGMVHVTPLTLPGGQPNVPAFQHMYLTKKTNHKRQNELIPYNDCLYKHMYEYEYIALLDVDEVIMPVKDATWQELMHRVLPKALQIRNETRASYNVRNVYFLDDLLHSHGYFKDIPNLSQAISESARTAYDTRILLVGTCICCSTCTAPRTSPSRTSTSSAFTIRKGWSRCTTTSRWRVSAPVAPATPSRPRMRSCSTTGPIAYDR; from the exons ATGACGACGATGCAGAGCTGCGGTGGTGGTTCTTCGAGATGCGCGAGGCGCGCCTTCGTCCTCGTGTTCGCCTGGGGCCTGTTGATGATCGCGGCGGTGCAGTTCCGCCACCTGGAGAACAGGGCGATGCGCCAAGATGGTGGTCCCACGGCCGAGGAGAGCGTCGGCGGTAACCTGGCGGAGGTCGATGGCACCGGCGGCGAACGTGGCGCGGGTGGAATCATCTCGGCGAACCTGGGTTTGTCCCGATACCTTTTGCAGAGGTCGTCCCTGGGCGGGGATCCCTCCAATTCGGGCGGTGCCTTGTTGACCACTCTGACGACCTTGAAAAACCGTCTGGAATCGTCAACGAGAAGCCCGTTCGAGCTGGAACCGTTGCTGGACAAACGACCTGTCAAGTCCGAGCAGCAGCTGATCGAGGAGATCGCTGAAAAGGTACCCAGCTTGCCGCTGAGCGACTGGCTCAAGAACAGCAAACTAACGAAGCGGGCCAACGACAGCTGCGCGCGATATCCGCAGATCTACGATCTCGAGTTCAACAATTTCTACTGGCAGACGCTGCGAACCAATAACGGCACGTTCCAGTTCTTCGGCGCGTTCTACGATAATCGACGGTTGTCCAAGATCGGGCCAGCGGTGAGAATTGTCGGCATGATTGACCGTATCGAGCCAACCATCAAGACGTATTGCCAGCTGTGGTACGAAGGCGAGAGCGAGCCTAGGATCGTCGAGACTCTTGAATACAAGTATATCTGGTATCCCAAGTGGGGCAATTACAAACAGGGCATCTATCAACCGTATGTGATAGCATGCAGAGTGCCGCCGCAGGCATCCGGCAAACCGCCGTCGTCCGTCTCTGTGGTCGAGAAGCGTTGTGATACGGCCACCAATCATCTCCGAGTGATCTACAACAAGCCCGAGCGTAAGAAAGATTTTGCCGTGTGCGTGAAGGGTTTGGACTTTTTGCACGAGGACCTATCTGTACGACTGGTCGAGTGGATCGAGCTCATTAGTCTGCTGGGCGCTGACAAAATCTACTTCTACGAGCTGCAAGTGCATCCGAACGTGACCAAGGTGCTGCAGCACTATCAGCGGCTCGGTATGGTGCACGTGACCCCGTTGACCTTGCCGGGTGGCCAGCCGAATGTGCCCGCTTTTCAACACATGTACCTTACGAAGAAGACCAATCACAAGCGACAGAACGAGCTGATACCGTACAACGACTGTCTCTACAAGCACATGTACGAATACGAGTACATCGCGCTGCTGGACGTCGACGAGGTCATCATGCCCGTCAAGGACGCGACCTGGCAGGAACTGATGCACCGGGTGCTGCCCAAGGCCCTGCAGATACGGAACGAGACCCGCGCCTCGTACAACGTGAGGAACGTCTACTTCCTCGACGACCTACTGCACTCTCACGGTTACTTCAAGGACATACCCAA TCTTTCCCAAGCAATATCGGAGTCCGCGAGAACCGCGTATGATACGAGAATCCTCCTCGTAGGTACATGCATATGCTGCAGCACGTGTACCGCTCCAAGAACTTCACCAAGCCGAACCAGTACATCAAGTGCTTTCACAATCCGGAAAGGGTGGTCACGTTGCACAACCACTTCCCGCTGGCGTGTCTCGGCGCCGGTTGCACCAGCTACCCCATCGAGACCGAGGATGCGCAGCTGCAGCACTACCGGGCCGATTGCGTACGATCGTTGA